The following coding sequences lie in one Aquabacterium olei genomic window:
- a CDS encoding glycoside hydrolase family 19 protein: MGFALTLDHLLASGVPPTLAKRMVDPLRAACALHAIDTKGRLAAFLGQAIVESSGFVRLDEVLTYSSAQRILDLFPSRVKTLAQAQSLVRKPVAFANCVYAGKNGNGDEASGDGYRFHGRGIFQLTGRAWYERAGRELGRPYLEQPDLLLQPSDACLSAAWYWKVCGCNELADARQLDAITKAINGPAMDQAARRRTEANEMLAILNTTTDTA; the protein is encoded by the coding sequence ATGGGTTTCGCGCTGACGCTCGATCACCTGCTGGCGTCGGGCGTGCCGCCCACGCTGGCCAAGCGCATGGTGGACCCGCTGCGCGCCGCCTGCGCGCTGCACGCCATCGACACCAAGGGCCGCCTGGCGGCCTTTCTTGGCCAGGCCATCGTGGAGTCGTCGGGCTTCGTCCGGCTCGATGAGGTGCTGACCTATTCCAGCGCCCAGCGCATCCTCGATCTGTTCCCCAGCCGGGTGAAGACCTTGGCGCAGGCGCAGAGCCTGGTGCGCAAGCCTGTGGCCTTCGCCAATTGCGTCTACGCCGGCAAGAACGGCAACGGCGATGAGGCGAGCGGCGACGGCTACCGCTTCCATGGCCGCGGCATCTTCCAGCTCACGGGCCGGGCCTGGTACGAGCGCGCCGGCCGCGAGCTGGGCCGCCCCTACCTTGAACAGCCGGATCTGCTGCTGCAGCCGTCTGACGCCTGCCTGTCGGCCGCCTGGTACTGGAAGGTCTGCGGCTGCAACGAGCTGGCCGATGCGCGGCAGCTGGACGCCATCACCAAGGCGATCAACGGGCCGGCCATGGACCAGGCCGCCCGACGCCGAACCGAGGCCAACGAGATGCTGGCCATCCTCAACACCACCACCGACACAGCATGA
- a CDS encoding VOC family protein translates to MKPHVSVITLGVDDLPRAVAFYRDGLGLSTQGIVGAEFEQGAVAFFRLAGGLRLALWPRASLARDTGLPMAAAAPTAMSLGHNVNSVEEVDAVMAQAQDAGARIIKPAQVTFYGGYAGYFQDPEGHLWEVVYNPGLEAL, encoded by the coding sequence ATGAAGCCCCATGTGTCGGTCATCACCCTCGGCGTCGACGACCTGCCCCGCGCCGTCGCCTTCTACCGCGACGGGCTGGGTCTGAGCACCCAAGGCATCGTCGGCGCGGAGTTCGAGCAGGGTGCCGTCGCCTTCTTTCGCCTTGCGGGTGGGCTCAGACTCGCTTTGTGGCCGCGAGCCAGTCTCGCCCGCGACACGGGACTTCCCATGGCCGCAGCGGCACCGACGGCCATGAGCCTCGGGCACAACGTGAACTCGGTTGAAGAGGTGGACGCGGTGATGGCCCAGGCGCAGGACGCAGGGGCAAGAATCATCAAGCCGGCCCAGGTCACTTTCTATGGCGGCTACGCTGGCTACTTCCAGGACCCCGAGGGCCACCTGTGGGAAGTGGTCTACAACCCCGGGCTGGAGGCCCTCTGA
- a CDS encoding cytochrome c oxidase assembly protein: MPVMPDTGCLRCRLFLRGSLTASVLLGMSGAQAHTPVGLAGQQVWPVWLSWVLYLTAWWLYLLGALRVRPDRRSRAAFHSGMLVCGLALFGPVDEAAAHSTAMHMLQHMLLIAVVAPWMVVARPLVQWRAALGPRLDPWTRPVLGSLRYPLGWALAHGAALWVWHMPRPYMAALQHEALHAIEHACFLLSAWGFWWAVLRAPPPVRAAAMLSLWLTLMHTGFLGAVLVFAPRPLYFPESRTLDDQQLAGLLMWAPGGAVYVAAAGWLVSRWLKPPVARQPPPQTC; the protein is encoded by the coding sequence ATGCCTGTGATGCCCGACACAGGCTGCCTCCGATGCAGGTTGTTCCTGCGCGGGTCACTGACCGCCTCGGTGCTGCTGGGCATGAGCGGAGCCCAGGCCCACACACCGGTCGGCCTGGCCGGCCAGCAGGTGTGGCCCGTGTGGCTCAGCTGGGTGCTCTACCTCACCGCCTGGTGGCTGTACCTGCTCGGAGCCCTGCGCGTGCGGCCAGACCGCCGCAGCCGCGCGGCCTTCCACAGCGGCATGCTGGTCTGCGGATTGGCGCTGTTCGGTCCCGTTGACGAGGCCGCAGCCCACAGCACCGCCATGCACATGCTGCAGCACATGCTCCTGATTGCGGTGGTGGCACCGTGGATGGTGGTGGCCCGGCCGCTGGTGCAATGGCGCGCCGCCCTGGGCCCGCGACTTGACCCGTGGACACGGCCAGTGCTGGGCAGCTTGCGGTATCCGCTGGGCTGGGCGCTGGCGCACGGGGCGGCACTGTGGGTGTGGCACATGCCGCGGCCCTACATGGCGGCTCTGCAGCATGAGGCCTTGCATGCGATCGAGCACGCCTGCTTCCTCTTGAGCGCCTGGGGCTTCTGGTGGGCGGTGCTGCGCGCCCCGCCCCCTGTGAGGGCCGCCGCCATGCTGTCGCTGTGGCTCACCCTCATGCACACCGGCTTTCTGGGTGCGGTGCTCGTCTTCGCGCCGCGCCCCCTGTACTTCCCTGAATCCCGGACGCTTGACGACCAGCAGCTGGCCGGGCTGCTGATGTGGGCACCCGGCGGCGCGGTCTATGTGGCGGCGGCGGGTTGGCTGGTCAGCCGCTGGTTGAAACCGCCCGTCGCGAGGCAGCCACCTCCTCAGACCTGTTGA
- the ctaD gene encoding cytochrome c oxidase subunit I, with translation MSPESADSGPGRDPEVLHAEMEAVWGNPTGWRTASVVNHSSIGLRFMGTGAVFFVVGGLLAMLVRAQLARPGATVMDASAYNQAFTMHGSVMMFLFAVPVLQGLASYLMPKMLGARDLVFPRLSALGYWSYLFGGVILLSSLVWAVAPDTGWFMYVPLSSRPYSPGPNADFWLLGITFVEIATMASAIEMVVSILRTRARGMTLPRMPIFAWYMLVTSLMIIAGFPPLILGSILLELERSAGWAFFDVARGGDPILWQHLFWLFGHPEVYIIFLPAAGIVSTILPAHVRHPLVGYTWSVIAVITTGFISFGLWVHHMFTIGLPHLAQAFFSAASMLVAVPTGIQVFAWLATLWAGRPQRTVPMLWLTGFLLIFVAGGLTGVMLALVPFDWQVHDTHFVVAHMHYVLVGGMLFPLVAGLYHWLPLFSGRMPSERLARWAFWVTFIGFNGTFLIMHWTGLLGMPRRVYTYEAGLGWDLPNLVSSVFSFVMAFGVAMVFMDLFLSVRHGRRASPNPWQADTLEWACDMPPRAYNFASLPTVTSRHPLWDEPDLPERMREGQLALPRANHGRRETMGSDPTQGTPREVIHLPGNSFLPLLLGLALGWVCVALLAKAYGVAALGAGAAAGVALRWSWVNGAHPGAAAETHGLPEGLLLHSRTADGPGLWGMGMTLLADGALYASLLFGWLYLWTVSPAAASAPLPTPLLARLTPTGLALGGTALTTAAVGLALMRRASQRLQRGHDAGLVPQTLGAGLLGLLSVACLAVLLRVVPLAPQQHAHDAIVCTLFAFQLLHGLIGSVASLLQAWRVGHRYVGPHAPYEPLVVTQWWGFAAATLWVTAGVVFGVPALWSAP, from the coding sequence ATGAGCCCCGAGTCGGCCGACAGTGGGCCCGGCCGCGACCCCGAGGTCCTGCATGCCGAGATGGAAGCCGTCTGGGGCAACCCGACGGGCTGGCGCACGGCGTCCGTCGTCAACCATAGCAGCATCGGGCTGCGCTTCATGGGAACGGGGGCGGTGTTCTTTGTGGTCGGTGGACTGCTGGCCATGCTGGTGCGAGCGCAACTCGCGCGCCCGGGCGCCACGGTGATGGACGCCAGCGCCTACAACCAGGCCTTCACCATGCACGGCAGCGTCATGATGTTCCTGTTTGCCGTGCCGGTGCTGCAGGGCCTGGCTTCCTACCTGATGCCCAAGATGCTGGGGGCGCGCGACCTGGTCTTCCCGCGGCTCAGCGCGCTCGGCTACTGGTCCTACCTGTTCGGCGGCGTGATCCTGCTCTCCAGCCTCGTGTGGGCGGTGGCCCCGGACACCGGCTGGTTCATGTACGTGCCGCTCAGCAGCCGCCCCTACAGCCCGGGGCCCAACGCCGACTTCTGGCTGCTGGGCATCACCTTTGTCGAGATCGCCACCATGGCCTCGGCCATCGAGATGGTGGTGTCCATCCTGCGCACCCGCGCGCGCGGCATGACGCTGCCCCGCATGCCCATCTTCGCGTGGTACATGCTCGTGACCTCGCTGATGATCATCGCCGGCTTCCCACCGCTCATCCTGGGCAGCATCCTGCTGGAGCTCGAACGCTCGGCCGGCTGGGCTTTTTTCGATGTCGCACGCGGCGGTGACCCGATCCTGTGGCAGCACCTCTTCTGGCTGTTCGGCCACCCCGAGGTCTACATCATCTTCCTGCCCGCGGCGGGCATCGTCTCCACCATCCTGCCGGCACACGTGCGCCATCCGCTGGTCGGCTACACCTGGTCGGTCATTGCCGTCATCACCACGGGCTTCATCAGCTTCGGCCTGTGGGTGCACCACATGTTCACCATCGGCCTGCCGCATCTGGCGCAGGCCTTCTTCTCGGCGGCCAGCATGCTGGTGGCGGTGCCCACCGGCATCCAGGTCTTTGCCTGGCTGGCCACCCTGTGGGCCGGGCGCCCCCAGCGCACGGTGCCCATGCTGTGGCTCACCGGCTTCCTGCTGATCTTCGTGGCCGGCGGGCTGACGGGCGTCATGCTCGCCCTCGTGCCGTTCGACTGGCAGGTGCACGACACCCACTTCGTCGTCGCCCACATGCACTACGTGCTCGTGGGCGGCATGCTGTTTCCGCTCGTGGCTGGGCTGTACCACTGGCTGCCCCTGTTCAGCGGCCGCATGCCGTCAGAGCGCCTCGCACGCTGGGCGTTCTGGGTCACCTTCATCGGGTTCAACGGCACCTTCCTCATCATGCACTGGACCGGCCTGCTCGGCATGCCGCGCCGGGTCTACACCTACGAAGCCGGGCTGGGTTGGGACCTACCGAACCTCGTGTCCTCCGTCTTCAGCTTCGTCATGGCCTTCGGCGTGGCCATGGTCTTCATGGACCTGTTCCTGTCGGTGCGACACGGCCGGCGCGCCAGCCCCAATCCCTGGCAGGCCGACACGCTGGAATGGGCCTGCGACATGCCTCCCCGCGCCTACAACTTCGCCAGCCTGCCCACGGTCACCAGCCGCCATCCCCTGTGGGACGAACCGGACCTGCCAGAGCGCATGCGCGAGGGGCAGCTGGCCCTGCCCCGCGCAAACCACGGCCGGCGCGAAACCATGGGCAGCGACCCGACTCAGGGCACCCCGCGTGAGGTGATCCATCTGCCCGGCAACAGCTTTCTGCCGCTGCTGCTGGGGCTGGCCCTGGGTTGGGTGTGCGTGGCCCTGCTTGCGAAGGCGTATGGGGTGGCGGCCCTGGGTGCGGGGGCGGCGGCCGGTGTGGCATTGCGTTGGTCATGGGTGAATGGCGCCCACCCGGGGGCCGCGGCCGAAACCCACGGCTTGCCGGAAGGCCTTCTGCTGCACTCGCGCACCGCCGACGGGCCGGGCCTCTGGGGCATGGGGATGACGCTGCTGGCCGATGGCGCCCTCTATGCGTCGCTGCTGTTCGGGTGGCTGTACCTCTGGACGGTGTCGCCCGCCGCAGCCAGTGCGCCCCTGCCGACTCCGCTGCTGGCCCGGCTGACACCGACCGGCCTGGCTCTGGGCGGGACGGCGCTGACCACGGCCGCGGTCGGGCTGGCACTCATGCGACGAGCCAGTCAGCGACTCCAGCGCGGGCACGATGCGGGGCTCGTGCCGCAGACGCTGGGCGCCGGCCTGCTGGGCCTGCTGTCTGTGGCCTGCCTGGCCGTCCTGCTCCGCGTGGTGCCGCTCGCGCCGCAACAGCACGCGCACGACGCCATCGTCTGCACGCTGTTCGCCTTCCAGCTGCTGCATGGCCTGATCGGCTCGGTCGCCAGCCTGCTGCAGGCCTGGCGTGTGGGCCACCGCTACGTCGGCCCGCACGCCCCCTACGAGCCGCTCGTGGTGACCCAGTGGTGGGGCTTCGCCGCGGCGACCCTGTGGGTTACCGCGGGCGTGGTGTTCGGGGTGCCCGCCCTGTGGAGCGCGCCATGA
- the coxB gene encoding cytochrome c oxidase subunit II, whose protein sequence is MPLAGLSACAGPQSILDPAGPAARTIAALWWGMLAYGTLALVVVAALWWRGLHRRHAPPADTTRPAWASRWLLVGGVLWPTFSIVVLLAFGMPAGHGIQALPLPAGAPRITVDVHARRWTWLVHYAGRTTPLVNELRMPAGVPVDVRVHADDVIHSFWVPRLQGKVDAIPGRVNALRLQADTPGVHRGQCAEFCGTGHAHMVLNVIVMPPADFARWMKEPAP, encoded by the coding sequence ATGCCGCTGGCCGGCTTGAGCGCCTGTGCCGGGCCGCAGTCCATCCTCGACCCCGCCGGCCCTGCGGCCCGCACGATCGCCGCGCTCTGGTGGGGCATGCTGGCTTACGGCACCCTCGCGCTCGTGGTGGTGGCGGCCTTGTGGTGGCGCGGCCTGCATCGTCGCCACGCGCCCCCGGCTGACACAACCCGGCCCGCCTGGGCCTCGCGGTGGCTGCTGGTCGGCGGCGTGCTCTGGCCCACCTTCAGCATCGTGGTCCTGCTGGCATTCGGCATGCCCGCCGGCCATGGCATCCAGGCCCTGCCCCTGCCCGCCGGCGCACCGCGCATCACGGTCGACGTGCACGCCAGGCGGTGGACATGGCTGGTGCACTATGCCGGCCGCACCACCCCGCTGGTCAACGAATTGCGCATGCCGGCCGGTGTGCCGGTGGACGTCCGCGTGCACGCCGACGACGTGATCCACAGCTTCTGGGTGCCACGCCTGCAAGGCAAGGTCGACGCCATCCCGGGCCGCGTGAACGCGCTGCGCCTGCAAGCAGACACCCCGGGCGTGCACCGCGGGCAGTGCGCCGAGTTCTGCGGCACCGGCCATGCGCACATGGTGCTGAACGTCATCGTGATGCCCCCCGCGGACTTTGCCCGCTGGATGAAGGAGCCTGCGCCATGA
- a CDS encoding DUF2231 domain-containing protein codes for MAARRRRTTVIDPIHSHVRLAGHPLHPMVVHFPVAMLLAVLGADAAHWWTADVFWQRAALWLAGVGAWGGWFAAVVGTADWVLVRRIRGMLVAACHGVAAVMMLSVATLSWFWRLQVAPSGEPVWMTVALSALAAFLVGLASLLGGRLVYEQAVGVVTAR; via the coding sequence ATGGCAGCACGCAGACGCAGAACGACGGTGATCGACCCGATCCACAGCCATGTACGGCTGGCGGGGCACCCGCTGCATCCCATGGTGGTGCACTTTCCGGTGGCGATGCTGCTGGCCGTTCTGGGGGCCGACGCCGCGCATTGGTGGACGGCCGATGTGTTCTGGCAGCGCGCCGCCCTGTGGCTCGCCGGGGTGGGGGCCTGGGGCGGCTGGTTTGCGGCGGTGGTGGGCACGGCCGACTGGGTGCTGGTGCGGCGCATCCGGGGCATGCTGGTCGCGGCGTGCCACGGCGTGGCGGCGGTGATGATGCTGTCCGTGGCAACGCTGAGCTGGTTCTGGCGGCTGCAGGTCGCCCCTTCCGGCGAGCCGGTGTGGATGACCGTGGCACTCAGTGCGTTGGCGGCGTTTCTGGTCGGCTTGGCGAGCCTGCTGGGCGGCCGGCTGGTTTACGAGCAGGCGGTGGGCGTGGTGACGGCGAGGTAG
- a CDS encoding CopD family protein, translating into MHLAALVCWCGALLGVVAALGRPGGPPDTQEAAAPQRTLFLLMATPAALVAIATGTGLFALVDGTPTWLAAKLFAVTLLATCHLLAGWALHREEHGEPLPSSPHLGLSAATASAMVGTLWLVLAKPA; encoded by the coding sequence ATGCACCTTGCCGCGCTGGTGTGCTGGTGCGGCGCGCTCTTGGGCGTCGTCGCCGCGCTCGGCCGCCCGGGTGGCCCCCCGGACACGCAGGAAGCGGCCGCACCACAGCGGACCCTGTTCCTGCTCATGGCCACGCCCGCTGCGCTGGTGGCCATTGCCACGGGCACGGGCCTCTTCGCCCTGGTGGATGGCACGCCGACCTGGCTGGCCGCGAAGCTGTTTGCGGTCACGTTGCTCGCCACGTGTCACCTGCTTGCCGGGTGGGCCCTGCACCGCGAAGAGCACGGCGAGCCCCTGCCCTCATCGCCGCATCTCGGCCTGTCTGCCGCCACCGCCTCAGCCATGGTCGGCACGCTGTGGCTCGTGCTGGCCAAACCTGCGTAA
- a CDS encoding nucleoside deaminase, whose protein sequence is MPVPPPRYPALPPLSEAQITSLLRRANTVAERARSLGRHPFGAILVGPDGHTVLAEQGNVDTVNHAESVLARTAALNYSPEVLWQCTLVTTAEPCAMCAATQYWANIGRVVYGMTEHRLLELTGDASENPTMNLPCRDVFARGQKPIEVIGPVAAMEEDIAALHRGFWHREHGA, encoded by the coding sequence ATGCCTGTGCCCCCACCCCGCTACCCCGCCCTGCCTCCGCTCAGCGAGGCACAGATCACCTCGCTGCTGCGCCGCGCCAATACGGTGGCCGAACGCGCACGCAGTCTTGGCCGCCATCCCTTCGGGGCCATTCTGGTGGGGCCCGACGGCCACACGGTGCTGGCAGAGCAAGGCAACGTCGACACGGTGAACCATGCCGAATCGGTGCTGGCGCGCACCGCGGCCCTGAACTACAGCCCCGAGGTGCTGTGGCAGTGCACCCTCGTCACGACGGCCGAGCCGTGTGCCATGTGCGCTGCCACCCAGTACTGGGCCAACATCGGGCGCGTGGTGTATGGCATGACCGAGCACCGGCTTCTTGAACTCACGGGCGACGCCAGCGAAAACCCGACCATGAACCTGCCCTGCAGGGACGTCTTCGCCCGCGGGCAGAAGCCGATCGAGGTCATCGGCCCCGTGGCTGCCATGGAAGAGGACATCGCCGCGCTGCACCGCGGCTTCTGGCATCGCGAGCACGGAGCCTGA
- a CDS encoding amidohydrolase family protein, translating to MSHSSLLIRGAQAILTGRAGDAMRHDVRSHGADIRVRGSRIDAIGHLTPEHGERVIDAHGCIVMPGWVNTHHHLFQSLLKGIPAGINLGLMGWLSAVPVSYRRHFDHEAVMRLAARLGLVELLLSGCTTVADHQYHYYPGMPFDASQAVFDEAAALGLRFVLCRGGQTVTRSIDVNPPPQVQPETLEDFLAAVEHDVQRFHDPAPDALRRVVCAPTTPTWSVPVEHLRPIADEARRLGIRLHSHLSETSDYVRYTHEVHGCSPVDFVEQHGWVGEDVWYAHLVHLSSAEVTKLARTGTGMAHCPQSNCRLGSGVAPAPALHRAGGRVSLAVDGAASNEAADMLHEAHTAWMVHRAVGGPDAITAEEVLHMGTAGGARVLGLDAVGTLAPGQAADIVVMPLNEPRQWGLHDPAMAPVVSGAGRPSHVLCHGRVVLDNGQIPGLDLQALRAEAQAAVRVMQTARS from the coding sequence ATGAGCCACTCCTCCCTTCTGATTCGCGGCGCACAGGCGATCCTCACGGGCCGCGCGGGCGACGCCATGCGGCATGACGTGCGATCCCACGGGGCCGACATCCGTGTGCGTGGCAGCCGCATCGACGCCATCGGCCACCTCACGCCCGAGCACGGCGAACGCGTGATCGACGCGCACGGCTGCATCGTCATGCCGGGATGGGTCAACACCCACCACCACCTGTTCCAGAGCCTGCTCAAGGGCATTCCGGCCGGCATCAACCTGGGCCTGATGGGCTGGCTGAGCGCCGTGCCCGTGTCCTACCGGCGGCACTTCGACCACGAAGCAGTGATGCGGCTGGCCGCGCGCCTGGGCCTGGTCGAGTTGCTGCTGTCGGGCTGCACCACCGTGGCCGACCACCAGTACCACTACTACCCGGGCATGCCGTTCGATGCCTCGCAGGCGGTCTTTGATGAGGCCGCCGCACTGGGCCTGCGCTTCGTGCTGTGCCGCGGTGGCCAGACGGTCACCCGCAGCATCGACGTCAACCCGCCCCCACAGGTTCAACCGGAGACGCTGGAGGACTTTCTGGCCGCCGTCGAGCACGACGTGCAACGCTTTCACGACCCGGCGCCCGATGCCCTGCGCCGCGTGGTCTGTGCGCCCACCACGCCCACGTGGTCGGTGCCGGTCGAGCACCTGCGCCCCATCGCGGACGAGGCCCGCCGACTCGGTATCCGCCTGCACAGCCATCTGAGCGAAACGTCGGACTACGTGCGCTACACGCACGAGGTCCATGGCTGCTCACCGGTGGATTTCGTGGAACAGCATGGCTGGGTGGGCGAAGACGTCTGGTATGCGCACCTGGTGCACCTCTCCTCTGCCGAAGTGACCAAGCTGGCCCGCACGGGCACCGGCATGGCGCATTGCCCGCAAAGCAACTGCCGGTTGGGCTCGGGTGTGGCCCCAGCGCCGGCCCTGCACCGAGCGGGCGGTCGGGTCTCGCTGGCTGTCGACGGCGCAGCCTCGAACGAGGCCGCCGACATGCTGCACGAAGCGCACACCGCCTGGATGGTGCACCGGGCCGTCGGTGGGCCGGATGCCATCACGGCCGAGGAAGTGCTCCACATGGGCACGGCCGGGGGCGCGCGCGTCCTCGGGCTGGATGCCGTGGGCACCCTGGCCCCGGGTCAGGCGGCCGACATCGTGGTCATGCCGCTGAACGAGCCGCGGCAGTGGGGTCTGCATGACCCGGCCATGGCCCCGGTGGTGAGCGGCGCCGGACGCCCCAGCCATGTCCTGTGCCACGGTCGGGTCGTGCTCGACAACGGCCAGATTCCCGGGCTGGACCTGCAAGCCCTTCGCGCTGAAGCCCAAGCGGCGGTGCGTGTCATGCAGACCGCACGATCCTGA
- a CDS encoding ABC transporter permease codes for MSVALHRSTAMQQYVLPVLLAAFLIGLWQLWTVAAQVPSYLVPSPVDIAKTLVADFGLLMGALWVTVKITVLAFLSAAVLGVLIAFAFVQSRWIEAAFFPYAVLLQVTPIVAIAPLIIVWVKDPTASLVVCATLVALFPIISNTTVGLRSVHPGLAAYFQLQRASRWQVLLRLRIPSALPYFFAGLRISGGLALIGAVVAEFVAGTGGTGTGLAYQILQSGYQLNIPRLFAALVLISLTGVAVFAALACLTRWALGGWHESELNR; via the coding sequence ATGAGCGTCGCCCTTCACCGCAGCACCGCCATGCAACAGTACGTGCTGCCCGTGCTGCTGGCGGCCTTTCTGATCGGCTTGTGGCAACTGTGGACGGTGGCGGCGCAGGTGCCCTCCTATCTGGTGCCCTCGCCGGTCGACATCGCGAAGACGCTGGTGGCCGACTTCGGCCTGCTGATGGGCGCGCTGTGGGTGACGGTGAAGATCACGGTGCTGGCCTTCCTCAGCGCCGCCGTGCTCGGCGTGCTGATTGCCTTTGCCTTCGTGCAGAGCCGCTGGATCGAGGCCGCCTTCTTTCCGTACGCCGTGCTGCTGCAGGTGACGCCCATCGTCGCCATCGCCCCGCTCATCATCGTGTGGGTCAAGGACCCGACGGCGTCGCTCGTGGTGTGCGCCACGCTGGTGGCCCTGTTTCCCATCATCAGCAACACCACCGTGGGGCTGCGCAGCGTGCACCCCGGTCTGGCGGCCTACTTTCAGCTGCAGCGCGCCTCGCGCTGGCAGGTGCTGCTGCGGCTGCGCATCCCGTCGGCCCTGCCCTATTTCTTCGCCGGCCTGCGCATCTCGGGGGGGCTGGCCCTCATCGGTGCGGTGGTGGCCGAGTTCGTGGCTGGCACGGGCGGCACGGGCACGGGGTTGGCCTATCAGATCCTGCAGTCAGGCTACCAGCTCAACATCCCGCGGCTGTTCGCTGCACTCGTCCTCATCTCGCTCACCGGTGTGGCCGTGTTCGCCGCCCTGGCGTGCCTCACACGCTGGGCGCTGGGCGGCTGGCACGAAAGCGAGCTCAATCGATGA
- a CDS encoding ABC transporter ATP-binding protein — MNAPAPAIEILSAEQVYPNGTRALMPVSLTIAPGEFVSLLGPSGCGKSTLLKMVAGLLAPSDGRILLSRRPVHDAGHDPQLSFVFQEATLMPWASVATNVRLPLDLAGVPRAEADARVAEALELVGLGRFGAHRPRELSGGMQMRVSIARGLVTRPRLLLMDEPFGALDEITRNRLDSDLLALWRQQGLTVVFVTHSISEAVFLSTRVVVMAARPGRVVEDLRIEAPWPRDEDHRTSPQFNEQVRHLQRSLNAASQETA; from the coding sequence ATGAACGCACCCGCGCCAGCCATTGAGATCCTGTCCGCCGAGCAGGTCTACCCCAACGGCACCCGGGCGCTGATGCCGGTGTCGCTGACGATCGCGCCCGGCGAGTTCGTCAGCCTGCTCGGCCCCTCGGGCTGCGGCAAGAGCACCCTGCTGAAGATGGTGGCCGGCCTGCTGGCTCCGAGCGACGGCCGCATCCTGCTGTCACGCCGGCCCGTGCACGACGCGGGCCACGACCCGCAGCTGTCCTTCGTGTTCCAGGAGGCCACGCTCATGCCCTGGGCCAGCGTGGCCACGAACGTGCGCCTGCCGCTGGATCTGGCCGGCGTGCCGCGAGCCGAGGCCGACGCCCGCGTGGCCGAAGCACTCGAACTGGTCGGCCTCGGGCGCTTCGGCGCGCACCGCCCGCGCGAGCTTTCGGGCGGCATGCAGATGCGGGTGTCCATCGCGCGCGGCCTTGTCACCCGACCGCGCCTGCTGCTGATGGACGAACCGTTCGGTGCCCTCGATGAAATCACCCGCAACCGCCTTGACAGCGACCTGCTTGCACTGTGGCGCCAGCAGGGGCTCACCGTCGTGTTCGTCACCCACAGCATCAGCGAGGCGGTGTTCCTTTCGACCCGTGTGGTGGTGATGGCTGCGCGGCCGGGTCGCGTGGTGGAAGACCTCCGCATCGAGGCGCCGTGGCCGCGTGACGAGGACCACCGCACCTCGCCGCAATTCAACGAGCAGGTGCGCCATCTGCAGCGCAGCCTGAACGCCGCCAGCCAGGAGACCGCATGA
- a CDS encoding isopenicillin N synthase family dioxygenase produces the protein MRHSLPVIDLSQRDGLPERLDAACRHEGFFYLIGHGVDPALRAAAFDAARRFFALPDTEKARWHIERSGIHRGWDPVAWQALEPGQPGDLKESFYLGVDRGPDDPLVQAGTPNQGPNQWPDEHQVPGFRQAVQAYEAALSQLARRVLSFMAQGLGLHARWFDACLQDPMPVLRLLHYPPQPPSEAVRPGQIGCGAHTDWGSITLLAQDDAGGLQVQAADGTWFDAPPMPDAFVVNLGDMMARWTNDRYRSTPHRVFNPHGRERYSLAYFFDIDYHAEVQALPGCFDEANPPRYPPTTAGEHIIEMYERTRASH, from the coding sequence ATGCGCCACAGCCTGCCCGTCATCGACCTCAGCCAGCGCGACGGCCTGCCCGAGCGGCTGGATGCCGCCTGCCGGCACGAAGGGTTCTTCTACCTCATCGGCCATGGTGTGGACCCGGCACTGCGCGCAGCGGCCTTCGACGCGGCTCGGCGCTTCTTTGCACTGCCTGACACGGAGAAGGCCCGCTGGCACATCGAGCGCAGCGGCATCCACCGCGGCTGGGATCCGGTGGCCTGGCAAGCGCTGGAGCCCGGTCAGCCGGGTGACCTGAAGGAAAGCTTCTACCTCGGGGTCGACCGCGGCCCGGATGACCCGCTGGTGCAGGCCGGCACGCCGAACCAGGGCCCGAACCAGTGGCCAGACGAGCACCAGGTGCCCGGTTTCCGGCAGGCCGTGCAGGCCTACGAGGCCGCGCTGAGCCAGCTGGCGCGGCGCGTGCTGTCCTTCATGGCGCAGGGCCTGGGCCTCCATGCCCGCTGGTTCGACGCCTGCCTGCAGGATCCCATGCCGGTGCTTCGGCTGCTGCACTACCCGCCGCAGCCGCCTTCCGAGGCCGTGCGGCCCGGGCAAATCGGCTGTGGGGCCCACACCGACTGGGGCAGCATCACGCTGCTGGCGCAGGACGACGCGGGGGGCCTGCAGGTGCAGGCGGCCGACGGCACCTGGTTCGATGCGCCGCCCATGCCGGATGCCTTCGTGGTCAATCTGGGCGACATGATGGCGCGCTGGACCAACGACCGCTACCGCTCCACACCCCACCGCGTGTTCAACCCGCACGGCCGCGAACGGTATTCGCTGGCCTACTTCTTCGACATCGATTACCACGCCGAGGTGCAGGCCCTGCCCGGCTGCTTCGACGAAGCCAACCCGCCGCGCTACCCGCCCACCACAGCCGGCGAGCACATCATCGAGATGTATGAACGCACCCGCGCCAGCCATTGA